A genomic window from Punica granatum isolate Tunisia-2019 chromosome 2, ASM765513v2, whole genome shotgun sequence includes:
- the LOC116197891 gene encoding syntaxin-31, whose amino-acid sequence MASSYRDRTSEFQSLSETLKKIGGLSAASEAEAGPDTASRPAPTAAARSEFNEKASRIGLGIHDTSQKIGRLTQLAKRSSMFDDPTIQIQELTALIKDDITALNVALQDLHTVQNLEMAGGNYSEDRAVYSATVCDDLKSKLMGTTKQLQDVLKTRTQNIKAHENRKQIFSTNAAREKPLIQQPKFAAEPPPWSSSSNASGDAPQAGLPSGGVQVGNQLRRRSGIDNSPSHPMEVSMLQQVVPRQENYSQGRALALHNVESTISELSGIFTHLSSMVAQQGEIAIRIDDNMEESLVNVEGARSALLRHLNQISSNRWLMVKIFAILILFLMIFIFFIA is encoded by the exons ATGGCGTCTTCTTACAGAGATCGGACATCGGAGTTCCAGTCGCTATCGGAGACTCTGAAGAAGATCGGAGGATTATCTGCCGCTAGTGAAGCTGAAGCCGGTCCGGATACAGCATCGAGACCAGCTCCAACAGCAGCAGCCAGATCCGAGTTCAACGAGAAGGCTTCTCGGATCGGGCTAGGGATTCACGATACTTCTCAGAAGATCGGGAGGCTCACTCAAT TGGCCAAAAGATCATCCATGTTTGACGATCCTACCATTCAAATACAAGAATTGACTGCATTGATAAAGGATGACATTACAGCATTAAATGTAGCTCTTCAAGATCTGCACACAGTTCAGAATCTGGAAATGGCTGGTGGGAACTATTCTGAAGATAGAGCTGTTTATTCAGCAACTGTTTGTGATGACCTCAAGAGCAAGCTGATGGGTACCACAAAACAGCTTCAGGATGTTCTGAAAACCAGAACTCAG AATATCAAGGCTCATGAGAATAGAAAACAAATATTTTCGACAAATGCAGCGAGGGAGAAACCTCTTATACAGCAGCCAAAATTCGCGGCGGAGCCACCTCCTTGGTCAAGTTCATCTAATGCATCTGGAGATGCGCCACAAGCAGG ATTGCCATCAGGTGGAGTTCAAGTTGGCAACCAATTGAG ACGTAGGTCAGGTATTGACAACAGCCCGTCCCACCCAATGGAAGTTTCCATGTTACAGCAGGTAGTCCCACGTCAAGAGAATTATTCCCAGGGCCGTGCACTCGCCCTTCACAATGTGGAATCAACAATCTCAGAGCTGAGTGGAATCTTTACGCATTTGTCTTCAATGGTTGCACAGCAAGGTGAAATTGCCATCAG GATCGACGATAATATGGAAGAATCGCTGGTGAATGTTGAAGGTGCTCGAAGTGCTCTCTTAAGGCATCTGAATCAAATATCATCAAATAGGTGGCTTATGGTCAAGATATTCGCCATATTGATACTCTTCCTGATGATATTCATCTTCTTTATAGCCTGA
- the LOC116197296 gene encoding nematode resistance protein-like HSPRO2, which yields MVDFDCKSKLVSSPKLPLKLRLLVAAPPFRGAAPDLATASDSACSAYEQYLRLPELTKLWSAREFPNWRAEQLLRPALQALEITFRFISTTLSDPRPYANRQEWSRRLELLAASQIELIAGLIENEEEEGIPAAPVADLRSGGGTLARTSSSSLEVWRLPGESGEGATVVSRTSEESLLPRLATWRRSEGVAQKILYTVECQMSRCPYTLGLGEPNLTGKPSLDYDIVCKPSELHSLTKKPNDPYDKIENHENLTIYSIHQILESWIHAAVKLLELADESIESRSFAVAARRCFLLQRVWKLMEEIEDLHLLMDPDNLLRLMKSQLGVKSEAVAFCFRSRGLVEMTRMCGDLRHRVPYILGVEVDPSGGPGMQEAAMRLYREHTEPEKVHLLQALQAVESATKRFFYANKQVVAAAMGSLESTGDSLSQFFLEPTHFPSLDAAKTFLGEQLSSCGR from the coding sequence ATGGTTGATTTCGACTGCAAATCCAAGCTAGTCTCCTCCCCGAAGCTACCCCTGAAGCTCCGCCTCCTCGTCGCGGCTCCTCCCTTCCGTGGGGCCGCTCCCGACCTGGCAACCGCCTCTGACTCTGCCTGCTCGGCATACGAGCAGTACCTCCGCTTGCCGGAGCTGACAAAGCTCTGGTCTGCCAGGGAGTTCCCAAACTGGAGAGCCGAGCAGCTTCTCAGGCCGGCCCTCCAAGCGCTCGAGATCACGTTCCGGTTCATCTCGACCACGCTCTCCGACCCCAGGCCGTATGCCAACCGGCAGGAGTGGAGCCGGAGGCTCGAGTTACTCGCGGCTTCTCAGATCGAGCTGATCGCCGGTCTGATCGAGaatgaggaggaagaaggcaTCCCCGCGGCTCCGGTGGCGGATCTAAGGTCGGGAGGCGGCACCTTGGCAAGGACGTCGAGCTCGTCCCTCGAGGTGTGGAGGCTCCCCGGCGAGTCCGGCGAAGGAGCCACGGTGGTGAGCCGCACTAGCGAGGAGAGCCTGCTCCCGCGGCTCGCCACGTGGCGGAGGTCCGAGGGCGTAGCACAGAAGATCCTGTACACCGTGGAATGCCAGATGAGCCGGTGCCCGTACACCCTCGGCCTCGGCGAGCCGAACCTGACCGGCAAGCCGAGCCTCGACTACGACATCGTCTGCAAGCCGAGCGAGCTCCACTCGCTGACGAAGAAGCCGAATGACCCGTACGACAAGATCGAGAACCACGAGAACTTGACGATATATTCAATCCACCAGATCCTCGAGTCGTGGATCCACGCGGCGGTCAAGCTACTCGAGCTCGCCGACGAGAGCATCGAGAGCAGGAGCTTCGCGGTGGCAGCGCGCAGGTGTTTCCTCCTCCAGAGGGTCTGGAAGCTTATGGAAGAGATCGAGGATCTGCACCTGTTGATGGACCCGGACAATCTGCTCCGGCTGATGAAGAGCCAGCTCGGAGTGAAGAGCGAAGCGGTGGCCTTCTGCTTCAGATCGAGGGGGCTGGTGGAGATGACGAGGATGTGCGGGGACCTGAGGCACAGGGTGCCGTACATACTCGGCGTGGAGGTGGACCCGAGCGGCGGGCCGGGGATGCAGGAGGCGGCGATGAGGCTGTACCGGGAGCATACGGAGCCGGAGAAGGTGCACCTCCTGCAGGCGCTGCAGGCGGTGGAGTCGGCCACGAAGCGGTTCTTCTACGCGAACAAGCAGGTGGTGGCGGCGGCGATGGGGAGCCTGGAGTCGACGGGCGACTCGCTGAGCCAGTTCTTCCTCGAGCCAACTCACTTCCCGAGCCTCGACGCCGCAAAAACCTTTCTCGGGGAGCAGCTGTCGAGCTGCGGCCGGTGA
- the LOC116194373 gene encoding auxin transporter-like protein 4: MMSHRQVEEAMVSSFAEGEGGHGEKKEGNQTDESSKFGLKNFLWHGGSVYDAWFSCASNQVAQVLLTLPYSFSQMGMASGITLQIFYGLMGSWTAYLISVLYVEYRTRQEKQNVSFKNHVIQWFEVLDGLLGPTWKALGLAFNCTFLLFGSVIQLIACASNIYYMDSKLDKRTWTYIFGACCATTVFIPSFHNYRIWSFLGLGMTAYTAWYLTIGAVVHGQVEGVTHSGPTKMVLYFTGATNILYTFGGHAVTVEIMHAMWKPRRFKYIYLLATLFVFTLTIPSSTAMYWAFGDQLLTHANAFSLLPRNKWRDAAVVLMLIHQFITFGFACTPLYFVWEKVIGMHDTKSIFLRALVRLPVVIPIWFLAIIFPFFGPINSAVGALLVTFTVYIIPSLAHMLTYRSASARQNAAEKPPFFMPSWTGMYVVNAFVVGWVLVVGFGFGGWASMTNFIKQVDTFGLFAKCYQCPPPRPPPSAAGGAHH; the protein is encoded by the exons ATGATGTCGCACAGGCAGGTGGAGGAGGCGATGGTGTCGAGCTTCGCGGAAGGAGAAGGTGGACATGGAGAGAAGAAGGAAGGGAACCAGACCGACGAGTCGTCCAAGTTCGGTCTCAAGAACTTTCTCTGGCACGGTGGATCCGTATACGATGCCTGGTTCAGCTGCGCTTCCAATCAG GTTGCACAGGTGCTGCTGACACTGCCCTACTCATTCTCCCAGATGGGGATGGCCTCAGGGATAACCCTGCAGATCTTCTATGGGCTGATGGGCAGCTGGACCGCCTACCTTATCAGCGTCCTCTACGTCGAGTACCGTACCCGACAGGAGAAGCAGAACGTCAGCTTCAAGAACCATGTCATTCAG TGGTTCGAGGTGTTGGACGGGTTGCTGGGCCCGACCTGGAAGGCGCTCGGGCTAGCCTTCAACTGTACCTTCCTGCTCTTTGGATCTGTGATTCAGCTCATCGCCTGTGCAAG TAACATATACTACATGGACAGCAAACTGGACAAGAGGACATGGACGTACATATTCGGGGCATGCTGTGCAACCACCGTGTTCATCCCCTCGTTCCACAACTACCGTATCTGGTCCTTTCTCGGACTCGGCATGACCGCTTACACCGCATGGTACCTTACGATCGGTGCCGTCGTACACGGCCAG GTGGAGGGGGTGACGCACTCAGGCCCGACAAAAATGGTACTGTACTTCACCGGCGCCACCAATATCCTCTACACTTTCGGCGGACACGCCGTCACTGT GGAAATTATGCACGCGATGTGGAAGCCTCGGAGATTCAAGTACATCTATCTGCTGGCGACGCTCTTTGTGTTTACCCTGACGATCCCGTCGTCGACCGCCATGTACTGGGCCTTTGGCGACCAGCTCCTGACCCATGCTAATGCCTTTTCTCTACTCCCTCGCAACAAGTGGCGCGACGCTGCGGTCGTCTTGATGCTCATACATCAG TTCATAACATTTGGATTCGCGTGCACGCCATTGTACTTCGTGTGGGAGAAGGTGATAGGGATGCACGACACCAAGAGCATATTCCTCAGGGCGCTCGTCCGGCTGCCCGTGGTGATCCCGATATGGTTCCTGGCCATAATATTCCCATTCTTCGGGCCTATCAACTCCGCCGTGGGGGCCCTCCTGGTCACCTTCACCGTCTACATCATCCCCTCCTTGGCCCACATGCTCACTTACAGATCCGCTTCGGCCCGACAG AATGCAGCAGAGAAGCCCCCATTCTTCATGCCGAGCTGGACAGGAATGTACGTGGTGAACGCGTTCGTGGTAGGGTGGGTCCTGGTGGTTGGGTTCGGGTTCGGGGGATGGGCTAGCATGACCAACTTCATCAAACAAGTGGACACCTTTGGGCTCTTTGCTAAGTGCTACCAGTGCCCCCCGCCGCGACCTCCTCCATCAGCAGCAGGAGGCGCCCATCACTAG
- the LOC116197055 gene encoding 60S acidic ribosomal protein P0 yields the protein MAVKTSKAEKKIAYDAKLCQLLDEYSQILIVAADNVGSNQLQNIRSGLRGDSVVLMGKNTMMKRSIRMHAESTGNNAFLSLIPLLQGNVGLIFTKGDLKEVSEEVAKYKVGAPARVGLVAPIDVVVPPGNTGLDPSQTSFFQVLNIPTKINKGTVEIITPVELIKKGEKVGSSEAALLAKLGIRPFSYGLIVQSVYDNGSVFSPEVLDLTEDDLVEKFAAGVSMVTSLALAISYPTLAAAPHMFINAYKNVLAVAVETEYSYPHAEEVKEYLKDPSKFAVAVAAAAPVDGGAAPAAAKEEEKKDEPAEESDDDLGFGLFD from the exons ATGGCGGTGAAAACATCGAAGGCGGAAAAGAAGATCGCGTACGACGCGAAGCTGTGCCAGCTCCTCGACGAGTACAGCCAGATCCTCATCGTGGCCGCCGACAATGTCGGATCGAACCAGCTGCAGAACATCAGGAGTGGTCTCCGCGGCGACTCTGTCGTGCTCATGGGGAAGAACACCATGATGAAGAGGTCCATCAGGATGCACGCCGAGAGTACCGGGAACAATGCCTTCCTCAGCCTTATCCCCCTCCTCCAG GGCAATGTGGGTTTGATCTTCACCAAGGGTGATTTGAAGGAAGTCAGTGAGGAGGTGGCAAAGTACAAG GTTGGAGCTCCTGCTCGTGTTGGGCTCGTTGCTCCTATTGATGTGGTCGTCCCTCCTGGCAACACCGGTCTCGACCCATCCCAGACCTCTTTCTTCCAG gttctcaacaTCCCGACCAAGATTAACAAGGGAACTGTCGAAATCATCACCCCTGTGGAGCTCATCAAGAAGGGCGAAAAGGTGGGGTCTTCTGAGGCTGCCCTCCTGGCGAAGCTTGGGATCAGGCCATTCTCGTACGGTCTCATTGTCCAGTCTGTTTACGACAATGGGTCCGTCTTCAGCCCAGAGGTGCTTGACCTGACCGAGGATGACCTTGTGGAGAAGTTTGCTGCTGGTGTGTCGATGGTCACATCCCTGGCCCTCGCCATCTCGTACCCGACCCTTGCTGCTGCACCCCACATGTTCATCAATGCCTACAAGAATGTCCTGGCTGTTGCTGTGGAGACTGAGTATTCGTACCCACACGCTGAGGAAGTCAAGGAGTACCTCAAG GACCCGAGCAAGTTTGCTGTGGCTGTTGCAGCAGCTGCTCCAGTTGATGGTGGTGCTGCTCCTGCCGCTGCCaaggaggaagagaagaaggACGAGCCAGCTGAAGAGTCCGACGACGACTTGGGTTTCGGCCTATTTGATTAG